In Planktothrix serta PCC 8927, a single window of DNA contains:
- a CDS encoding GDSL-type esterase/lipase family protein, producing the protein MQAALNPTLINLSVVTQRQPLKVVVLGDSLVYGFGDPEGGGWVERLRRQWMSPDTVGPILYNLGVRGNRVIQVRDRLEQEFRHRGELRNRLPDASIFSVGLNDSARVQSFQGRNYTEFNDFETALHGMLDQAQRLCNVLFVGMVPVDEGKMPFQGCLYYTLADQFRYKEATRLACLERNIPYLDLFEIWLNRGEHWWKPRLCCDGLHPNVIGYEALLQDISQWEPIQKLAH; encoded by the coding sequence ATGCAAGCAGCGCTAAATCCAACCCTAATCAATTTATCCGTTGTTACCCAACGTCAACCTCTGAAAGTCGTGGTTTTGGGGGATAGTCTCGTCTATGGATTTGGTGATCCTGAAGGAGGGGGTTGGGTTGAAAGACTGCGGCGTCAATGGATGTCACCGGATACAGTCGGGCCAATCCTTTATAATTTAGGCGTGCGGGGAAATCGAGTGATTCAAGTCCGCGATCGCTTAGAACAGGAATTTCGCCATCGGGGAGAATTGCGAAACCGTTTACCGGACGCTAGTATTTTTTCTGTGGGATTAAATGATTCGGCGCGGGTTCAATCTTTTCAAGGTCGCAATTACACCGAATTTAATGACTTTGAAACCGCCTTACACGGTATGTTAGACCAAGCCCAACGGCTGTGTAATGTCTTGTTTGTGGGAATGGTTCCTGTTGATGAAGGAAAAATGCCCTTTCAAGGCTGTTTATACTATACCTTAGCGGATCAATTTCGGTACAAAGAAGCCACTCGTCTCGCCTGTTTAGAACGGAATATCCCCTATTTGGATTTATTTGAAATTTGGTTAAATCGAGGGGAACATTGGTGGAAACCTCGGTTATGTTGCGATGGTTTACATCCCAATGTCATCGGATATGAAGCGTTATTGCAAGATATTTCCCAGTGGGAACCCATTCAAAAATTAGCACATTAA
- a CDS encoding QcrA and Rieske domain-containing protein, with protein MNRRTFLAWVGVGSLASFFPVALAACSNSKNTANIATRPDGFIPVGTIQELDEKGSILNSQLPALIIRNPKNTEEVYAVNPNCPHLDCVVEWEASKKEFGCPCHASQFTPDGQVIKGPADQGLKPYLAKVEGNIILVKPS; from the coding sequence ATGAACCGTCGAACTTTTTTAGCTTGGGTGGGTGTCGGAAGTTTAGCTAGTTTTTTTCCCGTTGCTTTAGCGGCTTGTTCTAACTCTAAAAATACTGCTAATATTGCTACTCGTCCTGATGGTTTTATCCCCGTAGGAACGATTCAAGAACTCGATGAAAAGGGATCTATTTTAAATTCCCAACTTCCGGCTTTAATTATTCGTAATCCTAAAAATACAGAAGAAGTTTATGCGGTTAATCCTAATTGTCCTCATTTAGATTGTGTCGTGGAATGGGAAGCCAGTAAAAAAGAATTTGGCTGTCCTTGTCATGCTTCCCAATTTACGCCAGATGGTCAAGTGATTAAAGGGCCTGCTGATCAAGGATTAAAACCTTATCTTGCTAAAGTAGAAGGAAATATAATTTTAGTCAAACCTAGTTAA
- a CDS encoding rubrerythrin family protein, whose amino-acid sequence MNYSLKFRPLFRQTASLVTVTLLSGLSLVGCNPNQPTATNIPATPEAATSVNPVANSESVTLKNLQAAYNGESNAHARYVAFAKQAKDEGYQQVATLFQAASDAEAIHAANHAAVIRKLGATPEAKIETPSVKSTAENLQEAIKGESYERDTMYPQFIEQARAEGNKDAVVTFTYAVDAEKQHANFYTLAKDNLADWQQAKMTFYVCPECGFTTNALGFTNCPECNTAENLFLSVA is encoded by the coding sequence ATGAACTATTCCTTAAAATTTCGTCCCCTATTTCGCCAAACAGCCAGTTTAGTCACCGTTACGCTTTTAAGTGGGTTAAGTTTAGTTGGTTGTAATCCCAATCAACCCACCGCCACAAATATTCCAGCGACACCAGAAGCAGCAACCTCTGTTAATCCTGTGGCGAACAGCGAATCCGTCACCCTGAAAAATTTACAAGCTGCTTATAATGGTGAATCGAATGCTCATGCTCGTTATGTAGCTTTTGCTAAACAAGCAAAGGATGAAGGGTATCAGCAAGTTGCTACCTTATTTCAAGCGGCGAGTGATGCAGAAGCGATTCATGCTGCTAATCATGCCGCAGTCATTCGTAAATTAGGGGCGACACCAGAAGCTAAAATTGAAACTCCCAGCGTAAAATCGACGGCTGAAAATTTGCAAGAAGCAATTAAGGGAGAGTCCTATGAACGAGATACAATGTATCCGCAATTTATTGAACAAGCGCGTGCTGAAGGCAATAAAGATGCAGTTGTCACCTTTACTTATGCGGTAGATGCTGAAAAACAACACGCTAATTTCTATACCCTAGCTAAGGATAATTTAGCCGATTGGCAACAAGCTAAAATGACGTTTTATGTCTGTCCTGAATGTGGTTTTACAACCAATGCTTTAGGCTTTACAAACTGTCCTGAGTGTAATACGGCTGAAAATCTTTTCTTAAGTGTTGCTTAG
- the msrP gene encoding protein-methionine-sulfoxide reductase catalytic subunit MsrP, translated as MTLIRITPSWQLPENQITPESGFLNRRRFMKSLIGAGLTASILPLTGCQSSSKVKNQDKFSGQEISNFTQNPNFAQVNRPVTSEDLATKYNNFYEYGGSKSIWQAAQALPLEDWKVEVSGLVKNPTTYDLDDLQKKFPLEERIYRFRCVEAWAMVIPWLGFPMRELMAAVEPNSQAKFVRFTSFYDPKITTGPGFWANGYPWPYTEGLTMAEMANELAFFAIGMYGKTISKQNGAPLRMVTPWKYGFKGAKSIVKIEFLQEKPATFWNTLVPDEYGFQANVNPTKPHPRWSQATERIVSNTPSFSWEKQPTLPYNGYGEYVASLYS; from the coding sequence ATGACTTTAATTCGTATTACTCCTTCTTGGCAACTTCCAGAGAATCAAATTACACCCGAGTCAGGATTTCTGAATCGTCGTCGGTTTATGAAAAGTTTAATTGGGGCGGGATTAACAGCCTCAATTTTACCTTTAACCGGATGTCAATCTTCCTCAAAAGTTAAAAATCAGGATAAATTTTCGGGTCAAGAGATCTCGAATTTTACCCAAAATCCGAATTTTGCTCAAGTTAATCGTCCCGTTACTTCTGAAGATTTAGCCACAAAATATAATAATTTCTATGAGTATGGCGGATCAAAATCAATTTGGCAAGCAGCCCAAGCATTACCGTTAGAAGATTGGAAAGTTGAGGTTTCAGGATTAGTTAAAAATCCGACAACTTATGATTTAGATGATCTTCAGAAAAAATTTCCCTTAGAAGAACGAATTTATCGCTTTCGCTGTGTTGAAGCTTGGGCGATGGTAATTCCCTGGTTAGGGTTTCCGATGCGGGAATTAATGGCGGCGGTTGAACCCAATTCTCAGGCTAAATTTGTCCGGTTTACTTCTTTTTATGATCCTAAAATTACCACCGGGCCAGGATTTTGGGCCAATGGTTATCCTTGGCCTTATACCGAAGGATTAACGATGGCAGAAATGGCGAATGAATTAGCGTTTTTTGCCATAGGAATGTATGGTAAAACGATTTCTAAACAAAATGGTGCTCCTTTGCGAATGGTAACTCCTTGGAAATACGGATTTAAGGGGGCAAAATCGATTGTTAAGATTGAGTTTTTGCAGGAAAAACCCGCCACATTTTGGAATACTTTAGTTCCCGATGAATATGGGTTTCAGGCTAATGTTAACCCCACAAAACCTCACCCTCGATGGTCACAAGCGACAGAACGAATTGTCAGCAATACCCCTAGTTTTTCTTGGGAAAAACAGCCAACTTTACCCTATAATGGTTATGGGGAATATGTCGCTAGTCTTTATTCTTAG
- a CDS encoding adenylate/guanylate cyclase domain-containing protein, with the protein MYTSSDSLKPLLESRFKGNPWSAFWGELLSNSGYFLILKSLSTIISKSWIEYLTNPTEYFLILAMLIQAWVLSRPRSNRFWGNLVGVGLYTGMDLPIDGLEFFKEPIHLVFLIFSFLIATLQGLRFHSQFKADWLFFPLESITRTLMIIAFYIVVEIPWDSDRLYWRTFLNFLQSKTHSFLTFSLILIGLLLGLQSFQLSQQRNQLQQTARLLGNMAEWGMGSYMVATALNNPEALAFQQCDRTILFMDIRGFTQWCEQTKPDIVAQVLNNYYQTVEPEAARYHPLKMSLAGDEIMAIYATPQQGIQAAQAMQNAAKNSLNSYSLGAGCSVHCGGVIEGLFGGKEVRTYTVIGDVVNTGKRLEGITPAGKITISDAMYQALNHKLNVEPCDPIVVKGKVEPLIAWRLIS; encoded by the coding sequence ATGTATACTTCATCTGATTCGCTAAAACCCCTGTTAGAATCTCGATTTAAAGGAAATCCTTGGAGTGCTTTCTGGGGTGAACTTTTGAGTAATAGTGGTTATTTTTTAATCTTAAAAAGTCTGTCTACTATTATTTCTAAAAGTTGGATTGAATATTTAACTAACCCAACAGAATATTTTTTGATTCTAGCCATGTTAATCCAAGCATGGGTTCTTTCTCGCCCCCGATCTAATCGATTTTGGGGGAATTTAGTCGGTGTTGGTTTGTACACAGGAATGGATTTACCTATTGATGGATTAGAGTTTTTTAAAGAGCCTATCCATCTAGTATTTTTAATTTTTTCTTTTCTAATTGCTACGCTTCAAGGATTAAGATTTCATAGCCAATTTAAAGCAGATTGGTTATTCTTTCCTTTGGAAAGTATCACCCGAACTTTAATGATTATTGCCTTTTATATTGTCGTTGAAATTCCTTGGGATTCTGATCGATTATATTGGCGAACATTTTTGAATTTTCTTCAAAGTAAAACCCATTCATTTTTGACATTCAGTCTGATTTTAATTGGGTTACTTTTGGGGTTACAATCTTTTCAATTATCACAACAACGAAATCAACTTCAACAAACGGCTAGACTATTAGGAAATATGGCAGAATGGGGGATGGGAAGTTATATGGTAGCAACTGCTTTAAATAATCCTGAAGCCTTAGCGTTTCAACAATGCGATCGCACAATTTTATTTATGGATATTCGCGGTTTTACCCAATGGTGTGAACAAACAAAACCGGATATTGTCGCCCAAGTTTTAAACAATTATTATCAAACTGTAGAACCGGAAGCAGCCCGATATCATCCTTTAAAAATGAGCCTAGCCGGGGATGAAATTATGGCGATTTATGCCACCCCACAACAGGGAATTCAAGCGGCTCAAGCCATGCAAAATGCAGCTAAAAATAGCCTAAATTCCTATAGTTTGGGAGCAGGTTGTAGCGTTCATTGTGGGGGAGTCATTGAAGGATTATTTGGCGGAAAAGAAGTCAGAACTTACACTGTTATTGGAGATGTGGTCAATACAGGTAAACGCTTGGAAGGGATTACTCCGGCTGGAAAAATTACTATTTCTGATGCGATGTATCAAGCCTTAAATCACAAACTAAATGTTGAACCTTGTGATCCAATTGTTGTTAAGGGAAAAGTCGAACCTTTAATTGCTTGGCGTTTGATTTCGTAG
- a CDS encoding DNA-directed RNA polymerase subunit omega, which produces MQKRSTIDSIELTRRAADLVSAASNRYRITVQVANRAKRCRYEDFDSGDENTIKPVLRAIIEMSDELTQPEIIADR; this is translated from the coding sequence ATGCAAAAGCGTTCAACGATTGACTCTATAGAACTTACCCGTCGCGCTGCTGATCTCGTTAGCGCTGCGTCTAATCGCTATCGGATTACAGTACAAGTAGCAAATCGAGCAAAACGGTGTCGGTATGAAGACTTTGATAGCGGGGATGAGAATACCATCAAACCTGTTTTACGCGCAATTATTGAAATGTCCGATGAACTGACCCAACCGGAAATTATTGCAGATCGTTAA
- a CDS encoding DUF1818 family protein: MERILKTGTGWRLGWNPEATEFQGLVGGETWAMELTAAELDDFCRLLGQLAETMTQMAGELMDEEKIACEAESDRLWMQVEGYPNAYTVQLILNTGRRAEGSWPVEVVAELVQATKTFKIF, from the coding sequence GTGGAAAGAATTCTAAAAACGGGAACGGGATGGCGTTTAGGTTGGAACCCCGAAGCAACGGAATTTCAAGGGTTAGTCGGGGGCGAAACCTGGGCGATGGAATTGACCGCAGCAGAGTTAGATGATTTTTGTCGGCTGTTGGGTCAATTGGCCGAGACGATGACCCAAATGGCCGGGGAGTTGATGGATGAAGAAAAAATAGCCTGTGAAGCCGAAAGTGATCGGCTGTGGATGCAGGTGGAAGGCTATCCTAATGCTTATACTGTGCAGTTAATCTTGAATACGGGACGTCGGGCGGAGGGGAGTTGGCCCGTGGAAGTCGTGGCGGAATTGGTACAAGCCACAAAAACTTTTAAAATTTTTTAA
- a CDS encoding serine/threonine-protein kinase, translated as MSYCINPQCQNPQNPTHAVLCQSCGLELRLKHRYRVIRILGQSHCNRTFLAIDEDQPSKPRCVIKQCLDDGLSTPEASVEFRLYAAALDQISQHPALPKLLAVFEENGYGYLVQDYIPGRNLAEELEQEGVFSELQIWALLSAILPMLEFIHKKDRVHGDIKPENIIRRLVSTPAFPNSSPKKQLVLVDFAGRNPLQAAAEYIAPEQLQGEISTKSDLYSLGVTCLHLLTQMSAFDLWDIKTNSWVWHHYLKTPISHRLTRILNQLIERNPAKRYQSATAVIQDLKSGPIAVNLTPVTPKKWILTALGGAGLALLSLFMSSRFSQPLPQFSPEPVEPIYQVPDIHIPSPQIENFDPPIPQKFPAVRTLSHNSGPVWSVAVSPDGQFVVYGNTDGSINIIDANTGGLINTLLGHSQPVGTLAISNDGRTLVSGSGDKTILVWDLWNGRQKKMLYGHQGWVYAVTISPDGETVASVSRDQTIRLWNIYTGQTLMTLQGYGTEVQSLAFSADNQTLVSGGSNGIVDIWNWHTGQLLRTFKAHSEAIWSVAISPDGQNLATGSWDHSIKLWNFEELESRYFNNTPQQILLGHGEKVQSVAFSPDGYTLASGDLAGTVKLWDVKNGGLRGTFKGHRAWVNVAFNPQNYTLITGSLDDTLKVWQLLPPD; from the coding sequence ATGAGTTACTGCATCAACCCCCAATGTCAGAACCCTCAAAACCCGACTCACGCTGTTTTGTGTCAGAGTTGTGGATTAGAACTACGCCTCAAACATCGCTATCGTGTGATCAGAATTTTAGGTCAAAGCCATTGTAACCGCACGTTTTTAGCGATTGATGAAGATCAACCCTCCAAACCCCGATGTGTGATTAAACAATGTCTGGATGATGGCCTATCCACCCCAGAAGCGAGTGTAGAGTTTCGCCTTTATGCAGCAGCCTTAGATCAAATTAGTCAACATCCAGCCCTTCCCAAGCTGTTAGCCGTCTTTGAAGAAAATGGCTATGGGTATCTGGTACAAGACTATATACCAGGGCGAAATTTAGCCGAAGAACTCGAACAAGAAGGGGTTTTTTCGGAACTGCAAATTTGGGCTTTACTGAGTGCAATTCTCCCCATGCTGGAATTTATTCATAAAAAAGATCGGGTGCATGGGGATATTAAACCTGAAAATATTATTCGTCGTTTAGTTTCAACCCCTGCTTTTCCGAATTCATCCCCTAAAAAACAACTGGTTTTAGTCGATTTTGCCGGGAGAAATCCCCTACAAGCTGCGGCGGAATATATCGCACCGGAACAACTTCAAGGCGAAATTAGCACGAAAAGTGATCTCTATAGTTTAGGAGTAACTTGTTTGCATCTGTTAACTCAGATGTCTGCTTTTGATTTATGGGATATTAAAACCAATTCTTGGGTTTGGCATCACTATCTCAAAACACCGATTAGTCATCGTTTAACTCGGATTCTGAATCAATTAATTGAACGCAACCCCGCAAAACGTTATCAGTCGGCGACGGCGGTAATTCAGGATTTAAAATCAGGGCCAATTGCTGTTAATCTCACCCCAGTTACCCCCAAAAAATGGATCTTAACGGCCTTGGGGGGAGCCGGGTTAGCTCTGTTATCCTTGTTCATGAGTTCCCGTTTTTCCCAACCGCTTCCGCAATTTTCCCCCGAACCCGTAGAACCGATTTATCAGGTTCCTGATATTCATATTCCTTCTCCCCAAATCGAGAATTTTGACCCGCCAATTCCGCAAAAATTTCCGGCCGTTCGCACCCTGTCCCACAATTCGGGCCCAGTGTGGTCAGTGGCCGTCAGTCCCGATGGTCAATTTGTGGTTTATGGAAATACGGATGGTTCAATTAATATTATTGATGCCAATACTGGAGGATTAATTAACACGTTGTTAGGACATTCTCAACCCGTGGGAACCTTAGCAATTAGTAACGATGGTCGGACGTTAGTAAGTGGAAGCGGTGATAAAACTATTTTAGTTTGGGATTTGTGGAATGGCCGTCAGAAAAAGATGCTCTACGGTCATCAAGGATGGGTCTATGCGGTTACCATTAGTCCCGATGGGGAAACGGTGGCGAGTGTCAGTCGTGACCAAACAATTCGGCTGTGGAATATCTACACGGGACAAACCTTGATGACCTTACAAGGGTATGGGACAGAGGTGCAGTCCTTGGCTTTTAGTGCGGATAATCAAACGTTAGTTAGTGGTGGAAGTAACGGTATTGTTGATATTTGGAATTGGCACACCGGACAATTATTAAGAACATTTAAAGCCCATTCTGAGGCAATTTGGTCGGTTGCTATCAGTCCCGATGGTCAAAATTTAGCGACGGGAAGTTGGGATCATTCGATTAAATTGTGGAATTTCGAGGAATTAGAATCTCGCTATTTTAATAATACTCCTCAGCAAATTCTTTTGGGTCATGGGGAGAAGGTTCAATCTGTTGCTTTTAGTCCCGATGGTTATACCTTAGCCAGTGGAGATTTAGCGGGAACCGTTAAACTTTGGGACGTGAAAAATGGAGGACTCCGAGGAACATTTAAAGGACATCGAGCTTGGGTAAATGTAGCGTTTAATCCTCAGAATTATACCTTAATTACCGGGAGTTTAGATGATACATTGAAAGTTTGGCAGTTATTACCACCAGACTGA
- a CDS encoding LapA family protein, whose protein sequence is MPNAPAIVTSFIVAFWISAIAILAVQNATPISLTFLFFDSIQLPVGVILAFSVVSGLLGAALFQPIAQLGEGEMGKTKR, encoded by the coding sequence ATGCCTAACGCTCCTGCTATTGTAACCAGCTTTATTGTCGCCTTCTGGATCAGTGCGATCGCAATTCTCGCGGTTCAAAATGCTACACCCATTTCCCTGACGTTTCTGTTCTTCGACTCCATTCAACTTCCCGTTGGCGTAATTCTAGCCTTTAGTGTCGTTAGTGGACTTTTGGGCGCTGCTTTGTTCCAGCCGATAGCACAGCTAGGAGAAGGCGAAATGGGTAAGACAAAAAGATAG
- a CDS encoding DUF262 domain-containing protein has protein sequence MREILGDAKTICQLLKGNKYSIDYYQREYKWETKQIQELLQDLTGKFLSDFESSHERQAVANYGHYFLGSIIISNKENKKFIIDGQQRLTSLSLLLIFLYNLQKERLDQVKIDDLIFSEKFAKKSFNLDVEERNSCMEALFTQTPFDDTDKPESVKNIIDRYQDIKENFPEDLTGDALPYFIDWLIENVHIVEITAYSDEDAYTVFETMNDRGLSLTPTDMLKGFLLANINDESKKVQANQLWKQQVNALLELGKEEETDAIKTWLRSQYAQTIRDRKKGAVPGDFDRIGTEFHRWLRDNRQKIGLINSPDFIRFIERDFAFYTRQYLELRKASVSLTSGLEEVFYNSQHGFTLQYPLLLAPLNPDDEPQVVNQKIRLVASFVDILLARRLWNFRNITYNTMQYAMFVVMRDIQGKSPIELAAILHQKLDEQTEVFASNDRLRLHQQNYNAIKQFLARITDHLERQSAIASRYSEYISSGHNRYEIEHIWANKPERHADEFSSKEDFFEYRNRIGGLLLLPKSFNASYGDLPYAEKLPHYYGQNILAQSLNPQCYDHNPGFLAYKQRSNLPFQPYEEFKKADLEARQKLYQKIAEEIWNPERLIRLIES, from the coding sequence ATGAGAGAGATTCTTGGAGATGCTAAAACAATTTGCCAGCTTTTGAAGGGGAATAAATACTCCATTGACTATTACCAAAGAGAATACAAATGGGAAACCAAACAAATTCAAGAGCTTTTGCAAGATTTAACAGGCAAATTTCTATCTGACTTCGAGTCAAGCCACGAACGCCAAGCCGTTGCAAATTATGGTCATTATTTCTTAGGTTCGATTATTATTAGCAATAAGGAAAATAAGAAATTTATTATCGATGGTCAGCAACGTTTAACTAGCTTATCTTTATTGCTAATTTTTCTATATAACTTACAAAAAGAACGCCTTGACCAAGTTAAAATAGACGATTTAATTTTTTCAGAAAAGTTTGCTAAAAAATCCTTTAACTTGGATGTTGAAGAGCGCAATTCTTGTATGGAAGCACTCTTTACCCAAACTCCTTTTGATGATACAGATAAACCAGAATCAGTCAAAAATATTATTGATCGTTACCAAGATATTAAAGAAAATTTTCCAGAGGATTTAACAGGAGACGCTTTACCCTATTTTATTGATTGGTTAATAGAGAATGTTCATATTGTTGAGATTACCGCTTACTCAGATGAGGATGCTTATACTGTTTTTGAAACAATGAATGATCGCGGGCTATCTCTGACACCAACAGATATGCTTAAGGGATTCTTGCTGGCAAATATTAATGATGAAAGCAAGAAGGTACAAGCCAATCAGCTTTGGAAACAACAAGTTAATGCTTTGCTTGAATTGGGAAAAGAGGAAGAAACTGATGCTATTAAAACTTGGCTTCGCAGTCAGTACGCCCAAACAATTAGAGATCGGAAAAAAGGTGCTGTTCCTGGGGATTTTGACCGCATTGGTACTGAATTTCATCGGTGGTTACGGGACAATAGACAGAAAATTGGGCTTATTAATAGTCCTGACTTTATACGCTTTATTGAGCGAGATTTTGCATTTTATACCCGTCAGTATCTTGAGTTGCGAAAAGCATCAGTATCTTTGACATCAGGGTTAGAAGAAGTTTTTTACAATAGCCAGCATGGTTTTACTTTGCAATATCCGTTACTACTTGCGCCTCTAAATCCTGACGATGAACCCCAAGTTGTTAATCAAAAAATTCGCTTAGTGGCAAGTTTTGTGGATATTCTACTTGCTCGTAGGTTATGGAACTTCCGCAACATTACTTACAATACAATGCAGTATGCCATGTTTGTAGTTATGCGGGATATTCAGGGAAAAAGCCCTATTGAACTGGCAGCTATTCTGCATCAAAAGCTCGATGAACAAACAGAAGTATTTGCTTCTAATGACAGGTTGAGACTGCATCAGCAAAACTACAACGCGATTAAACAGTTTCTTGCCCGAATAACTGACCATTTAGAAAGACAATCGGCAATAGCTTCACGTTACAGCGAATACATATCGAGTGGCCATAATCGCTATGAAATAGAGCATATTTGGGCAAATAAGCCTGAACGTCATGCCGATGAGTTTTCTAGTAAGGAAGATTTCTTTGAGTATCGCAACCGCATTGGGGGTTTGTTGTTGCTACCGAAGTCTTTTAATGCTAGTTATGGTGATTTACCTTACGCTGAAAAATTACCCCACTATTACGGTCAGAATATTTTAGCTCAATCCCTAAATCCTCAATGTTACGACCATAACCCCGGCTTCTTGGCCTATAAGCAACGGAGTAATTTACCTTTTCAGCCGTATGAGGAATTTAAAAAGGCAGATTTGGAAGCGCGTCAGAAGCTATATCAGAAAATTGCTGAGGAAATTTGGAACCCAGAACGTCTGATAAGATTGATTGAATCTTAA
- a CDS encoding QcrA and Rieske domain-containing protein: MNRRTFLTWVGVGSLASFFPMALALCSSPKDATNSSPRPDGFIPVGTIQELDKKGSIFNSQLPALIIHNSKNSPDISAFNPTCPHAGCIVKWKANKEEFICPCHGSQFRADGQLMKGPAHQGLKAYLTKVEANIILVKTR, from the coding sequence ATGAACCGTCGAACCTTTTTAACTTGGGTGGGTGTCGGAAGTTTAGCCAGTTTCTTTCCTATGGCTTTAGCACTTTGTTCTAGCCCGAAAGATGCTACTAATTCCTCCCCTCGTCCTGATGGTTTTATTCCTGTAGGGACAATTCAAGAACTGGATAAAAAGGGATCTATTTTTAATTCTCAACTTCCCGCTTTAATTATTCATAATTCTAAAAATTCCCCAGATATTTCTGCCTTTAATCCGACTTGTCCCCATGCAGGTTGTATTGTGAAATGGAAAGCTAATAAAGAAGAATTTATATGTCCTTGTCACGGTTCTCAATTTAGAGCAGACGGTCAACTAATGAAAGGCCCTGCTCATCAAGGGTTAAAAGCTTATCTTACTAAAGTAGAAGCAAATATAATTTTAGTCAAGACCCGTTAA